A section of the Aricia agestis chromosome 4, ilAriAges1.1, whole genome shotgun sequence genome encodes:
- the LOC121726189 gene encoding uncharacterized protein LOC121726189 isoform X1, whose amino-acid sequence MALYSSNVDASQYIDAEYSSGDSNNIKSKQYQEENNNNIDELSQHLSEMGCIVDAVKRPPNTCMETCVYEEPDERLSRNNISSETNDATNEDNYSDEFDEESSDKEEGIQPQPSKITEHKIDKPPLKLSKSCSGNFSKPPSISARSSDFGSTSTITRSRRVNMSFSNDRLRDIERHNHILLNKILSARNSKSSIPPRDRPVWRPVPAAAVHRKVQQRKIDHDNMILLKKIQRAKSSSCSVRR is encoded by the exons ATGGCACTTTACAGCAGTAATGTAGATGCCAGTCAGTATATAGACGCAGAATATTCCTCTGGCGactctaataatataaaatccaaacaGTACCAGGAGGAAAATAATAACAACATCGATGAGTTATCACAGCATCTGTCTGAGATGGGCTGTATCGTGGACGCTGTGAAACGACCTCCAAATACATGCATGGAGACCTGCGTTTATGAG GAACCCGACGAAAGACTGAgtagaaataatattagctctgAAACAAACGATGCCACCAACGAAGACAATTATTCAGACGAGTTCGATGAGGAATCGAGTGATAAGGAAGAAGGCATACAACCACAACCGAGCAAAATCACTGAACACAAAATTGACAAGCCTCCATTAAAATTGTCGAAAAGTTGTTCAGGCAATTTCAGTAAGCCACCGTCGATATCAGCGAGATCGTCAGATTTTGG GTCCACCTCAACAATCACCAGGAGTCGTCGAGTAAACATGTCGTTTTCCAACGACAGGCTCCGCGACATAGAGCGGCACAATCACATACTACTCAACAAGATATTGAGCGCCAGGAACAG CAAGTCGTCGATCCCGCCGCGCGACCGGCCCGTGTGGAGGCCGGTGCCCGCTGCCGCCGTGCACAGGAAGGTGCAGCAGAGGAAAATTGACCATGACAATATG ATCCTCCTGAAGAAGATCCAGCGCGCCAAGTCATCTTCGTGCAGCGTCCGCCGTTGA
- the LOC121726189 gene encoding uncharacterized protein LOC121726189 isoform X2 gives MALYSSNVDASQYIDAEYSSGDSNNIKSKQYQEENNNNIDELSQHLSEMGCIVDAVKRPPNTCMETCVYEEPDERLSRNNISSETNDATNEDNYSDEFDEESSDKEEGIQPQPSKITEHKIDKPPLKLSKSCSGNFSKPPSISARSSDFGSTSTITRSRRVNMSFSNDRLRDIERHNHILLNKILSARNRSPSA, from the exons ATGGCACTTTACAGCAGTAATGTAGATGCCAGTCAGTATATAGACGCAGAATATTCCTCTGGCGactctaataatataaaatccaaacaGTACCAGGAGGAAAATAATAACAACATCGATGAGTTATCACAGCATCTGTCTGAGATGGGCTGTATCGTGGACGCTGTGAAACGACCTCCAAATACATGCATGGAGACCTGCGTTTATGAG GAACCCGACGAAAGACTGAgtagaaataatattagctctgAAACAAACGATGCCACCAACGAAGACAATTATTCAGACGAGTTCGATGAGGAATCGAGTGATAAGGAAGAAGGCATACAACCACAACCGAGCAAAATCACTGAACACAAAATTGACAAGCCTCCATTAAAATTGTCGAAAAGTTGTTCAGGCAATTTCAGTAAGCCACCGTCGATATCAGCGAGATCGTCAGATTTTGG GTCCACCTCAACAATCACCAGGAGTCGTCGAGTAAACATGTCGTTTTCCAACGACAGGCTCCGCGACATAGAGCGGCACAATCACATACTACTCAACAAGATATTGAGCGCCAGGAACAG gtccccatctgcctag